The following DNA comes from Ailuropoda melanoleuca isolate Jingjing chromosome 19, ASM200744v2, whole genome shotgun sequence.
GCCGAGACCTGGCCTCATCCCTGCGCCTTCTGCGAGCTGACTGCCTTAGCACGGGCCTGGAGCTGCTGCGGAGGATCCAGGAGAGGCTGCTGGCTATCCTGCAGCATTCTATGCAGGTGCGCAgcccaccctggcctcctgggcccaacacagcccctgccctggggggCCTGCAAAAGGAAAGGCAGCGAAGAGGAAAGGGCTGTGTGGAGACCTGGGCACGCACCCAGCTCCTAGGCCAGCCTCCCAGATGCAGCTGGGCTCTGCCACTCAGCCACCTGGCGAGTGCTACAGAATAGAGTCTGCCCACATCAGGGGTATTTGCCCAGATGCGTGCTCACTCTGGGAACTTTCCCATACTTATCAAGTGGGACGTTGGGATCGGGATCCACTGAGGTTCTTCCCAGGCTGAAACACCGATGTTTCGTCTAAACGAGgagtcctgccctcagggagcttacagaGGAGTAAATAACTTGGGCAGACAGGACAGGAACATACAGCGTTAGCTCCTGAAGCGCAGGGATGGGGGGGGCCTCGCCAGCGTGACCCATGTCCCCGGAGACTGCCCGAGTTCCGGGACACGCAGGCTTGGGGCTGTGGAGTCCCtggatgagggagggagaggaggcggGAGCACCTTTGTGGGGGAGGCCAGCAGAGAACGGTGGGTGAAGGAATGCTGGGCAGAGGCCCAGGTCCTCCTCTACTCTCCGACTTCCCACATCTCCCTGGCTCCTCACCAGGACTTCCGGGTTGGTCTGCAGAGCCCATCGTTAGAGGCCCGAGAGGCGAAAGGATCCAACGTGCCTGGCAGTCAGTGAGTAGGGTGGGCAGAGCCGCCGCAGGGGCGTGGGCGCCGTGTGGCTTCGCCTGGGGCTGAGGatggctctctccctccctccccaggtcccAGGGCTCCTCGGGGCTGGAGGTGGATGAGGACGACGACGACGATGACGACGTGCCCGAGTGGCAGCAGGACGAGTTTGATGAGGAGCTGGACAACGACAGCTTTTCCTATGACGAGGAGTCTGAGAACCTGGACCGAGACACTTTCTTCTTCGGTGACGAGGAGGAGGATGATGAGGCCTATGACTGAGGGGCAGGACACAGGGAACACCTGGAGCCAGCCCCGGATGAGGGCCGAGGGGGTGAGGTCGCCCCTTCCTGCCATCGTTGGGGGAGGCGATTCCGTGTCTGCAGTACCTTCTGTTTACTGAATACACTTTTTTCCAAATACTTCTCTGCAAGCGGTCTGCGCAGCTGCGTCCCCAAAGGCTAGCGTCAGCTCCCCGCTCCCTCTACATACCCCCGACCCTcattcttcacttttcttttagaCCTCCAGACACTTGTGTTCTCAGAAAAGGCACCAAGCAGACCAATTTGACCTAAGCTGACAAAGGGAAATGAAGGTCCACGCGGTCCAGGGCCAGATGCAGGCCTGTCGGCttgccccaggccccacccagcgTCAGAGGAGACTGAGAAACAGCCaccaccgccccccgccccgccccagcctTCCTCCAAACTCTTGAACGTTCCTGGCAGGAGTCTGAGAGCATTAGGAAGTACTCTCTCTTGGGGAACCTGGGGTACAGAATGTTAATGGGTCTCTCTACACCTTGAagtgaagcaggaaagaaaaggatattcCTGAGGACAtgtcccgcccccccccaactcatatAGACATAGGTAGAATTTTAAACATACCTTTTAATTTGAAGCTGGGGCAAAGAGGTAGGAAGGGTACTAGGGCAGAGTCTgggattagaagaattaacaaAGTGGGGTTAAATGGAGCAGTTGGGTCAGGGGAGGCAGCCCCCTGCTAGGGAGGGTCAGCCTCAAAGTACCGATCCAGCATGGCCTCCACCTGGCCCTCCTCGTAGTCCAACACCTGGAACCTCGAGCCATCTGCTGCTCCTCGGATCATGGCTGAAAGCACTGGGGAGGGCGGAGGGAGGTGAAGGTGCCTTCCATCCAcgctccctccccactcccttccctgtcCCATTCTAGGGGTAGGCACTGTCCTCAGAGCCCCCAAGGGCTGGTCTGCAGAAAGctggggcgggaggaggggctgcccagGGCTTGGAGTGCTCACCTCGGCCAGACTGCGGACGGAAGAGGCACAGGACCCGCTTATTGAGGGCCACGGCCCGGCCCAGCTCATAGCCCACACCCAACGATGGCTGGGTCACTTCTGCCACCACcactgggaagaaagaagagactgGGGCTTACTAAGGGACAGATTACAGAGTCTGGATATGGTGAGAAGGGTACTCCCAGGTGTGGACGACAGGCATGTCCAGGGGATCTAACACCCCAGAGGAGTttgtgggtgggaggggggacCGCTCACCATCTGCCTGCTGCAACCAGGCCAGGTCCCGCTCATGGATGAGCCTGTCACCCCCAGCAACCTCTTCCCCTGTGGAGGAGGAAAAACTGGTTAAGGCTAAGCCCCTGCCTGTTCCTCAGCACTCAGTACTTCTCTTCTGCCCTCGCCACCCCCATATGTGTCCTGctcagggagggcaggaaggcatGCCAGGTGACCTCCGCGGACCCACTCGACACTAAAGCTCCAGGGAAAGGATGAAATGGAATAGTCACAAGAAAACTTCCAGGAGGGATGTGGTCAGGGCCAGATGAGGGATACAGAGGAGACTGCGGGAAGGACTATACCTCACTGTGGGTCAGGGATCAGAGATGGGAGGAGGAATAGCCGCCTGGGGCGCGGGGTGGAAAACGGCGGGCAGGAGCAAGAGCCCCTGCCTGTGCAAAGAAAGGCTGAACGACCAGAGCCTGACCGAGTGCTTCTCCAGCTTTGCTGGGCGCCAGCATCAGCTGACAGCTTGAGAGCACGCCGGCTGCTTCATGAGCTCTCCGGGCGACTGTGAGCCCCACCAAACTTTGAGCACCAGTGCAGGAGTACAACGCATGACCAGTAGGACGTGGTGGGAAGGAAGGTAGGAGTGGGCCTAACGGGTCAGAGGCGAAGGCTCTCAGTTCTGGCTTGAAGAAATGTTACTGCTCCAATCAGAAGAAtccctggagagcttgttaaaaatacatcCTAAGCCTTCACCCCAGATGGCGATGTgaacctgcattttaaacaagttcCCTCAGACTACATTTGAACACACTAAATTCCAGAACCactgtggtggtgggggggggcacggACAGGACATGCCCTGAAACCAAGGAACCTTTAAGTTTCAGGGTCCCGCACCTGCACAGGCCCTTTCCAACGCCCTAGCAGTTTTGGTTTGGGATTTCacctgatgagggagcagaaggcaagctgaggacaaagcacaagctgacggGGCAACCCCTGCCCCACTCCGAGGTGGGGTCTGCGGGaccttcctcaggcactcctgccTGCCCTAAACTAACAGAAGGAAACACAAATGGTGAACTCATAGAGACCACAGCCAGGAGGACAGGAGTCTCCCAACAGTTTACCaatgtcttagtgatttacaaggaaaaagcattcttaccaataacctaacttccagaGAACCATAACTCAATTTCCTGTAGCCCTAACATCACTCTTCCCTCCACAGGGATGTCGGAAACAAATGTAGAAGGAAATGTAGGTAAAAATGAAATGCCCTTAGAACCTGTAGCCCAGTGACAAatacttgagacaggcagagtataatgttcctccaggaagctcccaacagtcttaatgctttgctagaggggaaaaccaCCTTGGCCTGACAATGGCAAGCCCTCCAGTATCTTCTTCAGCAATATCAAAGCCCTCTTGGacaccttcctttttccttacctctccCAACTctcaagtatataatcagccgtTCCTCgcaaccccagtgcagcagctctttctgcccacaagtCCTGTCCTTGCGCTTATAAattcacctttttgcaccaaaaacatttcaagaattctttcttggccacgGGCTCTGGACCCCAACCTCACCAACATTCCAAAAACTACATCACACCTTTTTAAAGAGGTCTCTCAGAATTGCGTTAGATCCCACAAAACCTGGCTCCGCTGCTGGGTCTGGCGAGGGGAAAGCACTTAAAAGTTTTTCTGAGCAGAAGTGCAGTGAGTTCTAGGCACAACTTTCAAACTAGAAGACTCGCGGAGATTGCAGACCAAAACTGAAAAAAGCCACGCTTTAGAAAGACCCAGCAGCCAGGAAGTAAACAGCCTGATGAGAAGACGTGAGAGAGATGGTGGCGGGGAAAACTCGGGTTCGTGGGGTCCAAGAGAGAGCGGGTACTTTGACCGCCAAGggggaagcaggtgggggagCAGATGGCTGCGCGTGAGGCGGGAACTGCAGCAGCCCCATTCattctcactctgctcctccctgctccgTCCctggaaagaggag
Coding sequences within:
- the DNPH1 gene encoding 2'-deoxynucleoside 5'-phosphate N-hydrolase 1 translates to MAAAVSGARERGEPGQPGRRALYFCGSVRGGREDRALYGRIVSRLRRFGAVLTEHVAAAELGARGEEVAGGDRLIHERDLAWLQQADVVVAEVTQPSLGVGYELGRAVALNKRVLCLFRPQSGRVLSAMIRGAADGSRFQVLDYEEGQVEAMLDRYFEADPP